In a genomic window of Occallatibacter riparius:
- a CDS encoding substrate-binding domain-containing protein, translating into MKTMNKAVVGLLTLGVAVLCGCERHSNKEVFYLVTANAALPYWQTAAAGFNHAAAQYKVTAKVVGPDGYDAQAELDALQKAVAAKPAGILISVADASVLQSGINAAIDAGIPVITVDSDDPGSRRLFFIGTNNLEAGRLAAKPIKEKFNNANLIVFTIKGQPNTDDRLTGLKDGLADKPGIKIADVIDVKGDPRVAFDKAQELLTETGPKKIDGFVCLESASGKMVSDALKRANASDRMLVAWDVNQDTLDAIKGGTITASIAQKPYTMGYTGLKSLDEIFHAPPKQLSKDYSVDSFSPYPVFVDTGTSLVNKENVDLYISSAAEGSK; encoded by the coding sequence ATGAAGACGATGAACAAGGCTGTCGTGGGTTTGTTGACCCTGGGAGTCGCTGTACTGTGCGGTTGCGAACGCCACTCGAATAAAGAGGTGTTCTACCTTGTGACCGCGAACGCCGCACTGCCCTACTGGCAGACGGCAGCTGCAGGATTCAACCACGCCGCGGCGCAATACAAGGTAACCGCGAAGGTGGTTGGGCCCGACGGCTATGATGCACAGGCCGAACTGGACGCGCTGCAGAAGGCCGTGGCCGCAAAGCCGGCGGGCATTCTGATTTCGGTGGCCGATGCGTCGGTGTTGCAGTCGGGCATCAATGCCGCTATCGATGCGGGGATTCCGGTGATTACTGTCGATTCCGATGATCCCGGCAGCCGGAGGCTCTTCTTCATCGGCACCAACAACCTCGAGGCGGGACGTCTCGCGGCTAAGCCGATCAAGGAGAAGTTCAACAACGCAAACCTGATCGTTTTCACGATCAAGGGCCAGCCCAACACGGACGACCGGCTCACCGGTCTCAAGGACGGACTGGCTGATAAGCCCGGCATTAAGATCGCCGACGTGATCGACGTGAAGGGCGATCCGCGCGTCGCCTTCGACAAGGCGCAGGAGTTGCTCACCGAGACCGGCCCCAAGAAGATTGACGGCTTCGTTTGTCTCGAATCGGCATCGGGCAAGATGGTCTCGGACGCGCTCAAGCGCGCCAACGCATCCGACCGCATGCTGGTGGCCTGGGACGTGAATCAGGACACCCTCGACGCGATCAAGGGCGGTACCATCACCGCGAGCATTGCGCAGAAGCCGTACACCATGGGCTACACGGGACTGAAGTCTCTAGATGAGATCTTCCACGCTCCGCCGAAGCAGTTGAGCAAGGATTACTCGGTGGATTCCTTCTCGCCGTATCCGGTGTTCGTCGATACGGGTACGTCGCTGGTAAACAAGGAGAACGTTGACTTGTATATCTCCTCGGCGGCTGAAGGCAGCAAGTAA
- a CDS encoding YeiH family protein, whose protein sequence is MSKIVFIAGLVLAASGKISPPVALAVGIAYGFSFDHAFHTHAHRGSKLLLQLSVVGLGFGMNLHQVLEAGRSGFLYTACSIAVALALGWALGKVLRVKQTTSYLISAGTAICGGSAIAAISPVAEASEEEIAVSLGTVFILNSVALVAFPFIGWKLHLSQTQFGLWSALAIHDTSSVVGAAAKFGTIALAVGTTVKLARALWIVPVSLATAAVKKSNARIHWPWFILFFCLAAVANTYVPALEPAYPVLKQFGIIGLTITLYLIGSGLSMKTIRQVGPRPLLQGILLWIVVAAGSLALIRAGYIHL, encoded by the coding sequence GTGTCCAAGATCGTGTTCATCGCCGGACTGGTGCTTGCAGCAAGCGGAAAAATCTCGCCGCCCGTTGCCCTCGCCGTCGGAATTGCCTACGGATTCAGCTTCGATCATGCTTTTCATACCCACGCCCACCGCGGCTCCAAGCTGCTGCTGCAACTGTCGGTCGTCGGCCTCGGTTTCGGGATGAATCTGCACCAGGTGCTCGAGGCTGGCCGCTCCGGCTTCCTCTACACCGCGTGCAGCATCGCCGTCGCGCTCGCTCTAGGCTGGGCTCTGGGAAAAGTCCTGCGCGTCAAACAGACAACGTCCTACCTCATCTCCGCAGGCACTGCGATCTGTGGGGGCAGCGCGATCGCGGCCATCTCCCCTGTTGCGGAAGCCAGCGAAGAGGAGATTGCCGTATCACTGGGCACTGTGTTCATTCTCAACTCAGTCGCGTTGGTCGCGTTCCCCTTCATCGGATGGAAACTTCACCTGTCGCAGACGCAGTTCGGGCTATGGTCGGCATTGGCCATTCACGACACCAGCTCCGTTGTGGGAGCAGCGGCAAAGTTCGGAACCATCGCCCTGGCAGTGGGAACCACCGTGAAGCTGGCGCGCGCACTCTGGATCGTGCCTGTCTCCCTCGCGACCGCCGCCGTGAAGAAGAGCAACGCCCGCATCCATTGGCCTTGGTTCATCCTGTTCTTCTGTCTCGCTGCCGTAGCCAATACCTATGTGCCCGCGCTGGAACCGGCGTACCCGGTACTCAAGCAGTTCGGCATCATCGGACTCACCATCACCCTCTACCTGATCGGCTCGGGACTTTCAATGAAGACCATCCGCCAGGTGGGCCCGCGGCCGCTGCTGCAGGGAATTCTGCTATGGATCGTGGTGGCAGCCGGATCGCTTGCCTTGATTCGCGCAGGCTACATTCACCTGTGA
- a CDS encoding selenium metabolism-associated LysR family transcriptional regulator, whose protein sequence is MPSLENFRLTVFRKVAEHLSFRKAAEELYLTQPAVSLQIKALEEDLAVALFDRGGSQVSLTPAGDALLEYAEQSCRLLNEATHAVAAFSGTQSGALTLGASTTIAQYVLPRLLSQFCAAHPRVSPTLTSGNTEEIVKAVEREKIALGFIEGPPRSRDLTLTPFLEDELVLLVPAAHAWAERNEIAPEELARAPLLMRERGSGTRHIVELALEKQHIRRSALNVVMELDSTEAIKSAVEAGLGVGFVSRWAIAKDARFGSAFCIVEIKGLRFRRHFVLVSRKASELSGPAAEFRNFVLATTTATGSGKNRDRSKTTKQA, encoded by the coding sequence ATGCCCTCGCTCGAGAACTTCCGGCTCACCGTTTTCCGCAAGGTGGCCGAACATCTCAGCTTCCGCAAAGCTGCCGAAGAGCTCTATCTCACCCAGCCTGCGGTCAGCCTGCAAATCAAGGCGCTTGAGGAGGACCTGGCCGTGGCGCTCTTCGATCGCGGCGGATCGCAAGTAAGTCTCACACCCGCCGGCGATGCGCTGCTCGAATACGCGGAGCAGTCGTGCCGATTGCTTAATGAAGCAACCCACGCCGTCGCAGCCTTCAGCGGAACGCAGAGTGGCGCCCTCACCCTGGGAGCGTCAACCACCATCGCTCAATACGTCCTGCCCCGTCTTCTCAGCCAGTTCTGCGCTGCGCACCCGCGTGTCAGCCCCACGCTCACCAGCGGCAACACCGAAGAGATCGTTAAGGCTGTAGAAAGAGAAAAGATCGCTCTCGGATTCATCGAAGGCCCGCCGCGCAGCCGCGATCTGACCTTAACGCCGTTTCTCGAAGACGAGCTTGTTCTTCTCGTCCCCGCTGCGCATGCATGGGCCGAACGCAACGAAATCGCGCCTGAAGAGCTGGCACGCGCGCCTCTCCTGATGCGAGAACGAGGATCGGGCACACGGCACATCGTCGAGTTAGCTCTCGAAAAACAGCACATCCGCCGCAGCGCACTGAACGTCGTGATGGAACTCGATTCAACCGAAGCCATCAAGTCCGCGGTCGAGGCAGGCCTCGGAGTTGGCTTCGTCTCCCGCTGGGCCATTGCCAAGGATGCCCGCTTCGGCTCCGCGTTCTGCATTGTCGAGATCAAGGGCTTGCGCTTTCGCCGTCACTTCGTACTGGTCTCGCGCAAAGCGTCAGAGCTCTCAGGCCCAGCAGCCGAGTTCCGGAACTTCGTGCTCGCGACCACCACGGCTACGGGCAGCGGCAAAAACCGAGATCGATCCAAGACAACGAAGCAGGCATAA
- a CDS encoding VOC family protein, translating to MPLSGSMIYVKDLERMKSFYADLLGIQPTDSTEGWVSFDADGMLLALHAIPAEIAAGIEIAYPAVLREDAAVKLLFEMPDVEAARERLESLGTQTLRRPWQRAGEACDVVDPEGNIVQLRSARVKST from the coding sequence ATGCCGCTGAGTGGATCAATGATTTATGTGAAGGATTTGGAACGCATGAAGAGCTTCTATGCGGACCTGCTTGGTATCCAGCCCACGGATTCAACGGAGGGTTGGGTCAGCTTTGATGCGGATGGCATGCTGCTCGCACTTCATGCGATCCCGGCAGAGATTGCGGCGGGTATCGAGATTGCGTACCCTGCGGTGCTGCGCGAGGATGCGGCGGTGAAGTTGCTCTTCGAGATGCCGGATGTGGAAGCCGCGCGCGAACGGCTCGAGTCGCTTGGAACGCAGACATTGCGGCGTCCCTGGCAGCGCGCCGGGGAGGCGTGCGACGTGGTCGACCCCGAGGGAAATATTGTCCAATTGCGCTCTGCCCGGGTGAAATCTACCTGA
- the pruA gene encoding L-glutamate gamma-semialdehyde dehydrogenase → MATVTLPTAIQPRSPQGEFRNEPFTNFKSHENHRAMQAALDLVAGQLGHEYDLVIGGEHSKTAEKIRSINPARPSQVVGIHQKAGAEHAEKAMQAALAAFETWSRTTVEERTSLLLNAADIIRKRKFEFCAWLTYEVGKNWAEADADVGETIDFLEFYSREALRLAAATTPIQYPGEKNQLLYIPLGVGAVIPPWNFPFAIMAGMTAASIVTGNTVVLKPSSDSPTIAAKFVEVLEEAGMPGGVVNFCPGSGATFGNAIVEHPKTRFIAFTGSKAVGLDIHERAAKNQPGQIWIKRTILEMGGKDSIIVSADADLDAAVDGVVAAAFGFSGQKCSACSRAIVDASVYEIFVERVREKVAQLTVGDAAQNPSMGPVVNKGSYESILNYIETGKKEGRLVAGGKAVENPDGGYLIEPTVFADIAPDAVLAQEEIFGPVLAIIKVENFDEALAVANNTEYGLTGAIYSDDRAKLDIARREFHVGNLYLNRKCTGAMVGAHPFGGFNMSGTDSKAGGPDYLLLFTQAKSVAEKVIAKPSPTGI, encoded by the coding sequence ATGGCAACTGTAACGCTTCCTACCGCAATTCAGCCGCGTTCGCCTCAGGGCGAGTTTCGCAACGAGCCGTTCACCAATTTCAAGTCGCATGAGAACCACCGCGCCATGCAGGCCGCGCTCGACCTGGTGGCCGGGCAGCTTGGCCACGAGTACGACCTGGTGATTGGCGGGGAACACTCGAAGACCGCGGAGAAGATCAGGTCCATCAATCCCGCTCGGCCGTCGCAGGTGGTGGGCATCCACCAGAAGGCGGGCGCGGAGCACGCTGAGAAGGCGATGCAGGCGGCACTGGCCGCTTTCGAAACGTGGTCGCGGACCACGGTGGAGGAGCGCACGTCGCTGCTGCTGAATGCGGCGGACATTATTCGCAAGCGGAAGTTCGAGTTCTGCGCGTGGCTGACTTACGAGGTGGGCAAGAACTGGGCCGAGGCCGATGCGGATGTCGGCGAGACCATCGACTTTCTGGAGTTTTATTCACGCGAGGCGCTGCGGCTGGCTGCGGCGACCACGCCGATTCAGTATCCGGGCGAGAAGAATCAGCTGCTGTATATTCCGCTGGGTGTGGGCGCTGTGATTCCGCCGTGGAATTTTCCGTTCGCCATCATGGCCGGCATGACTGCGGCGTCGATCGTCACGGGCAATACGGTGGTGCTGAAGCCATCTTCGGACTCGCCGACCATTGCGGCGAAGTTCGTTGAGGTTCTGGAAGAAGCAGGCATGCCGGGCGGTGTGGTGAACTTCTGCCCCGGGTCGGGCGCGACGTTCGGCAATGCCATCGTCGAGCATCCGAAGACGCGCTTCATCGCGTTCACGGGATCGAAGGCTGTGGGACTCGACATTCACGAGCGCGCGGCGAAGAATCAGCCGGGTCAGATCTGGATCAAGCGGACAATTCTGGAGATGGGCGGCAAGGACTCTATCATTGTGAGCGCTGACGCTGATCTCGACGCGGCGGTTGATGGCGTGGTCGCTGCCGCGTTTGGTTTCAGCGGGCAGAAGTGCTCGGCCTGCTCGCGCGCCATTGTGGACGCTTCGGTCTACGAGATCTTTGTTGAGCGGGTGCGGGAGAAGGTTGCGCAGTTGACCGTAGGCGATGCCGCGCAGAATCCGTCGATGGGGCCGGTGGTGAACAAGGGCTCCTACGAGTCGATTCTCAACTACATCGAAACGGGCAAGAAGGAAGGGCGCCTGGTCGCCGGCGGGAAGGCGGTCGAGAATCCCGATGGCGGATACCTGATCGAGCCGACCGTGTTTGCGGACATCGCGCCGGATGCAGTGTTGGCGCAGGAAGAGATCTTCGGGCCAGTGCTGGCCATCATCAAGGTTGAGAACTTCGACGAGGCGCTTGCCGTTGCCAACAACACCGAATACGGGCTCACCGGGGCGATCTACTCCGATGACCGTGCCAAGCTGGACATCGCTCGGCGCGAGTTCCATGTCGGCAACCTCTACCTGAACCGCAAGTGCACGGGGGCGATGGTGGGCGCGCATCCCTTCGGTGGGTTCAACATGAGCGGGACGGACTCGAAGGCCGGCGGCCCGGACTATCTCTTGCTGTTTACGCAGGCGAAGAGCGTGGCGGAGAAGGTGATCGCCAAGCCGTCGCCGACGGGCATCTGA
- a CDS encoding PadR family transcriptional regulator, with translation MPLLWLTWGFSPRGMGFFILKSSSSNKSPPFFFLSFDFLLPPMHFFAIVEKMGGRSYLGELELMLLLTVIQLGDDAYGVPIARAIEAQRGTEVSVGSVYASLERLEAKGLVTSTLGDPTPERGGKAKRFFRITKEGLTQVHETRRVLTRLWQTLPEPKLERL, from the coding sequence ATGCCGCTTCTCTGGTTGACCTGGGGCTTTAGCCCCCGAGGGATGGGCTTTTTCATTCTCAAGTCTTCGTCATCAAACAAAAGCCCGCCCTTTTTCTTCCTCTCTTTTGACTTTTTGTTGCCACCCATGCATTTCTTCGCTATTGTTGAAAAAATGGGCGGCCGCTCCTATCTCGGAGAGCTCGAACTCATGCTCCTCCTCACCGTGATCCAGTTGGGGGATGACGCATACGGAGTCCCCATTGCCCGCGCCATTGAAGCCCAGCGCGGCACAGAAGTCTCCGTCGGAAGCGTTTATGCTTCCCTCGAGCGCCTCGAAGCCAAGGGGCTGGTCACCTCAACCCTCGGCGATCCCACGCCCGAGCGCGGCGGAAAGGCCAAGCGCTTCTTCCGCATCACCAAGGAAGGCCTCACCCAGGTGCACGAAACCCGCCGGGTGCTCACGCGCCTCTGGCAAACCCTCCCCGAACCCAAACTGGAACGCCTATGA
- a CDS encoding tetratricopeptide repeat protein yields the protein MRREDFLPLICLSLAVCAAHAQSPTPATTPAPSAAAKPSDSAQPNRASAYYHAALAGMYEEQAVSSGRAEYVQPAIEEYKAAINADPGAAALYDGLADLYFRTGKTRDAESTAREVIKNHPNDIDAHKLLGRIYLRQLGEQQNSVSSSSPSGNTLDQAIAEFEKIVAIQPRSVEDRMILGQLYTVKHQSAKAEEQFKIAQDIEPESEEVVLNLARVYQENNNFDQAAKVLEAVPENDRTARMEFTLGATYDQLKRTKDAIAAYKRAADMQPGDVPTLNALAQAQFTDNQFDEALKTYKDLAQADSEDAGPLVKISEIQRREGKYEDALATIRKARKKDPESLEAGYNEGLLLDVLGRYDEAATTYQQMVDQTSHANGAYTAEEKNNRSIFLERLGSVNHEQNKVDQAIAAYQKMIDMGGDSVSRGYQLQVDTYNDAKMFEKAVEVSKQAVAANPKDRDLKLMLAGELVDLGKSDDGLNMAKSLLTGNDSDDRSIYFGLGNMYTRLRRFKEAEEVLAKATPMATRKEDKLYLLFLKGALADRQKHLEEAESYFRKALEIDPNNAMTLNYMGYMFADKGVKLQEALKLIRKAVDQEPMNGAYLDSLGWAYFKLGEYEMAEENLRQAVERDQTDPTVHDHLGDLYEKTGRIRLAAAQWELSVTQYQKTPQTDQEPGDMAKVQHKLEGAHVRLAKQESTSGVVKPE from the coding sequence ATGAGACGCGAAGACTTTTTGCCGTTAATTTGCCTTTCCCTCGCTGTTTGCGCCGCGCACGCCCAATCCCCGACTCCCGCGACCACCCCTGCGCCCAGCGCCGCCGCAAAGCCCTCCGACTCTGCTCAGCCCAATCGCGCCTCGGCTTACTACCATGCGGCCCTTGCCGGCATGTACGAGGAGCAGGCAGTCAGTTCCGGCCGCGCCGAGTACGTCCAGCCGGCGATCGAGGAATACAAGGCCGCCATCAACGCCGATCCCGGCGCTGCCGCGCTCTATGATGGCCTGGCCGACCTCTACTTCCGCACCGGCAAGACCCGCGACGCTGAATCCACCGCGCGCGAGGTCATCAAGAACCACCCCAACGATATTGACGCTCACAAGCTCCTCGGCCGCATTTACCTGCGCCAGCTCGGCGAGCAGCAGAACTCCGTCTCCTCGTCTTCGCCTTCCGGCAACACGCTCGACCAGGCCATCGCCGAATTCGAGAAGATCGTTGCCATTCAGCCCCGTAGCGTCGAAGACCGCATGATTCTTGGCCAGCTCTACACCGTCAAGCACCAGTCGGCCAAGGCGGAAGAGCAGTTCAAGATCGCGCAGGACATCGAGCCCGAATCTGAAGAGGTGGTCCTCAACCTGGCCCGCGTCTACCAGGAGAACAACAACTTCGATCAGGCCGCCAAAGTCCTTGAGGCTGTTCCTGAAAACGACCGCACCGCGCGCATGGAGTTCACCCTCGGCGCCACCTACGACCAGCTCAAGCGCACCAAGGACGCCATCGCCGCCTACAAGCGCGCTGCCGATATGCAGCCCGGCGATGTTCCCACCCTCAACGCCCTGGCCCAGGCGCAGTTCACTGACAACCAGTTCGACGAAGCCCTCAAGACCTACAAAGACCTCGCCCAGGCCGACTCCGAAGACGCCGGCCCCCTGGTCAAGATCTCTGAAATCCAGCGCCGCGAAGGCAAGTACGAAGACGCCCTCGCCACCATTCGCAAGGCGCGCAAGAAGGATCCCGAGAGCCTCGAAGCCGGCTACAACGAAGGACTGCTGCTTGACGTGCTCGGCCGCTACGACGAGGCCGCCACCACCTATCAGCAGATGGTCGATCAAACCTCGCACGCCAACGGCGCTTACACGGCTGAAGAGAAGAACAACCGCAGCATCTTCCTCGAGCGCCTCGGCTCGGTTAACCACGAGCAGAATAAGGTGGACCAGGCCATCGCGGCCTACCAGAAGATGATCGACATGGGCGGCGACTCGGTCAGCCGCGGCTATCAGCTCCAGGTCGACACCTACAACGACGCCAAGATGTTCGAGAAGGCCGTCGAAGTTTCAAAGCAGGCAGTCGCCGCCAATCCAAAGGACCGCGATCTGAAGCTCATGCTCGCCGGCGAGCTGGTTGACTTGGGCAAGAGCGACGACGGCCTCAACATGGCCAAGAGCCTGCTCACCGGCAACGACAGCGACGATCGCTCCATCTACTTCGGCCTCGGCAACATGTACACCCGCCTGCGCCGCTTCAAAGAAGCCGAGGAAGTGCTCGCGAAGGCCACGCCCATGGCCACCCGCAAGGAAGACAAGCTTTATCTTCTTTTCCTCAAGGGCGCGCTCGCCGATCGCCAGAAGCACCTGGAAGAGGCCGAGAGCTACTTCCGCAAGGCGCTCGAGATCGACCCCAACAATGCCATGACCCTCAACTACATGGGCTACATGTTCGCGGACAAGGGTGTGAAGCTTCAGGAAGCTCTCAAGCTGATCCGCAAGGCCGTAGACCAGGAGCCCATGAACGGCGCGTACCTCGACTCCCTGGGCTGGGCGTACTTCAAGCTGGGTGAGTACGAAATGGCAGAGGAGAACCTTCGCCAGGCCGTCGAACGCGACCAGACCGACCCCACCGTGCACGATCATCTCGGCGATCTCTACGAGAAGACGGGCCGGATCCGCCTCGCCGCCGCGCAGTGGGAGCTCTCCGTCACGCAGTATCAGAAGACTCCGCAGACCGACCAGGAGCCCGGCGACATGGCCAAGGTGCAGCACAAGCTCGAAGGCGCGCACGTCCGCCTCGCCAAGCAGGAAAGCACCAGCGGCGTAGTCAAGCCCGAATAA
- the purH gene encoding bifunctional phosphoribosylaminoimidazolecarboxamide formyltransferase/IMP cyclohydrolase, protein MSAEKKIRRALLSVTDKTGLVEFAQTLAGFGVELVSTGGTARALRDAGLTVKDISDLTGFPEMLDGRVKTLHPKVHGGLLYIRGNAEHEAAVAEHQIQPIDMVVVNLYAFEKTAAQPGVAFGHLIENIDIGGPSMVRSAAKNFEDVAIVTRVSDYPTLTEELTATGGSLGRETRWRLAKQAFATTAAYDTAIANTLEQMGEAPLPAQPVEKKSIEFPSSLRINLNLAQSLRYGENPHQRAALYSDGSGLGVANARQLQGKELSFNNLVDLDACWELAQELKPTDADLPAVAIIKHTNPCGAATGATVLEAYQKALAADPVSAFGGVIGINQPVDGAAAEEIAKLFVEAIAAPSFTPEALEAFSRKKNLRLVEIHAAPAKPVVKQVSGGLLLQDADTGRIEENELDVVTWRPPTAEELRSLIFAWRVCKHVKSNAIVYARDGQTIGIGAGQMSRVDAAKFGAQKAVLPLAGTVAASDAFFPFPDGLEAVAAAGATAVIQPGGSVKDQDVIAAADRLGMAMVFTGIRHFRH, encoded by the coding sequence GTGAGCGCGGAGAAGAAGATCCGGCGTGCCCTGCTGAGCGTCACCGACAAGACCGGCCTGGTCGAGTTCGCCCAAACCCTTGCCGGCTTCGGCGTCGAGCTGGTCTCCACCGGCGGCACCGCCCGCGCCCTCCGCGATGCCGGCCTCACCGTGAAGGACATCAGCGACCTCACCGGCTTCCCGGAGATGCTCGACGGCCGCGTAAAAACGCTCCATCCCAAGGTCCACGGTGGTCTGCTCTACATCCGCGGCAATGCCGAGCATGAGGCTGCGGTCGCCGAGCACCAGATCCAGCCCATCGACATGGTTGTAGTGAACCTCTACGCCTTCGAGAAGACCGCCGCCCAGCCCGGCGTCGCGTTCGGCCACCTCATCGAGAACATCGACATCGGCGGCCCCTCCATGGTCCGCTCCGCCGCCAAAAATTTCGAAGACGTCGCCATCGTCACCCGCGTCTCCGACTACCCCACACTGACCGAAGAGCTCACGGCCACCGGTGGCTCCCTGGGTCGCGAGACCCGCTGGCGTCTCGCCAAACAGGCCTTCGCCACCACCGCTGCTTACGACACCGCCATCGCCAACACCCTCGAACAGATGGGCGAAGCTCCCCTACCCGCCCAGCCGGTCGAGAAGAAATCGATCGAGTTCCCCTCTAGCCTCCGGATCAATCTCAACCTCGCCCAGTCGCTCCGCTACGGCGAAAACCCCCACCAGCGTGCCGCCCTCTATTCCGACGGTTCCGGCCTCGGTGTTGCCAACGCCAGGCAGCTTCAGGGCAAAGAGTTGAGCTTCAACAACCTGGTCGATCTCGACGCCTGCTGGGAGCTGGCCCAGGAGCTCAAGCCCACCGACGCTGACCTGCCCGCCGTCGCCATCATCAAGCACACAAACCCCTGCGGCGCCGCCACCGGCGCAACCGTCCTCGAGGCCTACCAGAAGGCCCTCGCCGCCGACCCCGTCTCGGCCTTCGGCGGCGTCATCGGCATCAACCAGCCCGTCGACGGCGCCGCCGCCGAGGAGATCGCCAAGCTCTTCGTCGAAGCCATTGCAGCTCCGTCCTTTACGCCGGAAGCCCTTGAGGCCTTCTCCCGCAAGAAGAACCTCCGCCTCGTCGAGATTCACGCCGCCCCCGCAAAGCCCGTCGTCAAGCAGGTATCTGGCGGCCTTCTGCTCCAGGACGCCGACACCGGCCGCATCGAGGAAAACGAGCTCGACGTTGTCACCTGGCGTCCCCCTACAGCCGAAGAACTGCGCAGCCTCATCTTCGCCTGGCGCGTCTGCAAGCACGTGAAATCAAACGCCATCGTCTACGCCCGCGACGGCCAGACCATCGGCATCGGAGCCGGCCAGATGAGCCGGGTCGACGCTGCCAAATTCGGTGCCCAGAAGGCAGTTCTTCCGCTCGCCGGCACCGTCGCCGCCTCCGACGCCTTTTTCCCGTTCCCTGACGGACTCGAAGCCGTCGCCGCAGCCGGCGCAACTGCCGTCATCCAACCCGGAGGCTCCGTGAAGGATCAGGACGTGATCGCCGCGGCCGACCGCCTGGGCATGGCCATGGTCTTCACCGGCATCCGCCACTTCCGCCACTGA